One Thermoplasmata archaeon genomic window carries:
- a CDS encoding metallophosphoesterase, giving the protein MERIVGPAEILCLSAEHADRLFDHLEDAVPTRPTLFDLSSLRGDEAIVFGDSHGDWRTVERVVDRYEDPARRRLLIGLGDYLDRTMEDCGAGSVASALYLLQLAARDPDRVVLIQGNHETVRTIPFSPESVRGEIRGLWGDDPRRYERLIDLMGRGPLAAFHPAGPYLAHAGIPTVVAGNDWKADFDRVDERFVAEITWTDCAASRNRRGGVDPLDEARLTAFLARAGLTFMLRGHDPDLTGRPVFHERCLTLHTTRVYERFGGVIYARMPLDRPRITLADVRVEHVETEGRRYPAPGLAPERGPAR; this is encoded by the coding sequence ATGGAGAGGATCGTCGGCCCCGCCGAGATCCTTTGCCTCTCCGCCGAACACGCGGACCGTCTGTTCGATCACCTGGAGGACGCCGTGCCCACCCGGCCGACGCTGTTCGATCTGTCGTCCCTCCGAGGGGACGAAGCGATCGTCTTCGGGGACTCCCATGGGGATTGGCGCACGGTCGAACGGGTCGTCGACCGGTACGAGGACCCGGCACGGCGACGGCTCCTGATTGGGCTCGGTGATTACCTCGATCGCACGATGGAGGATTGCGGAGCGGGCTCCGTCGCGAGCGCGCTCTACCTGCTCCAGCTCGCGGCGCGGGACCCGGATCGGGTCGTGCTCATCCAGGGAAACCACGAGACCGTACGAACGATCCCATTTAGCCCGGAATCCGTCCGGGGGGAGATCCGCGGACTCTGGGGAGACGATCCCCGACGCTACGAACGGCTGATCGACCTCATGGGACGCGGTCCCCTCGCGGCGTTCCATCCGGCGGGACCGTACCTGGCTCACGCCGGCATTCCCACGGTGGTCGCCGGGAACGACTGGAAGGCCGACTTCGATCGGGTGGACGAGCGATTCGTCGCCGAGATCACGTGGACCGATTGCGCGGCCTCCCGCAATCGACGAGGAGGCGTGGACCCGCTCGACGAAGCGCGTCTGACCGCGTTCCTCGCGCGCGCGGGTCTGACCTTCATGTTGCGCGGCCACGACCCGGATCTCACCGGTCGCCCCGTGTTCCACGAGCGTTGCCTCACCCTCCACACGACCCGCGTGTACGAACGCTTCGGCGGCGTGATCTACGCGCGGATGCCCCTCGATCGACCCCGGATCACGCTCGCGGACGTCCGCGTGGAGCACGTCGAGACCGAGGGAAGGCGCTACCCGGCGCCGGGGCTCGCTCCCGAACGCGGGCCGGCCCGCTAG
- a CDS encoding phosphate ABC transporter substrate-binding protein PstS, translated as MSSPSGTNSGGIGPSENLSRRSGGGRRGPMMTAAGVGVVIVVAIIAVVAGWAVGYYTAPSSSNNKNAVTITETGSSLLYPLMASYWAPNYTKLAGTPIALSTASTGSGTGQSYAEAGLVDIGASDAYLSNASATNLVNIPVAISSQLVFYNLPGVTAHLNINGTVLGMIYNGNITNWNDPMIQAANPGVALPNAAIVPLARSDGSGDTFLITSYMYMAWAGWATHGYSTAKLSGTLNSKIQYANGNAGLVTLAAGTPNSITYIGNSYRAASIAKGLVAAALGNSNANTAAGGVNPNNYLLWSSANVSQDANLALTRLNYASYGLALSLIMGGSPYGPTTLHAGGGGTAPTAAYPSPYPDVNLEYTLIKATGSAQGPSHQYYVVQFLYWALGVGNQPVYLSPLGFLPLTSNVVALTYQTLQTVQVSS; from the coding sequence ATGAGCAGCCCAAGCGGAACGAACAGTGGGGGGATCGGCCCCTCGGAGAATCTCAGCCGCCGAAGCGGCGGTGGACGGCGCGGTCCGATGATGACCGCGGCGGGAGTCGGCGTGGTGATCGTCGTGGCGATCATCGCGGTGGTCGCGGGTTGGGCGGTAGGGTACTACACCGCTCCCAGCTCGTCGAACAACAAGAACGCGGTCACGATCACGGAGACGGGGTCGAGCCTGCTCTATCCGCTGATGGCCAGCTACTGGGCCCCCAACTACACGAAGCTCGCCGGCACACCGATCGCGTTGAGCACGGCGAGTACGGGGAGCGGCACCGGGCAGTCGTACGCGGAAGCGGGCCTGGTCGACATCGGAGCATCCGATGCGTACCTGTCCAATGCGAGCGCGACGAACCTCGTGAACATCCCCGTGGCGATCTCCTCGCAGCTGGTCTTCTACAATCTGCCCGGAGTCACCGCGCACCTGAACATCAACGGGACGGTGCTCGGGATGATCTACAACGGGAACATCACCAACTGGAACGACCCGATGATCCAGGCGGCGAACCCCGGCGTCGCACTGCCGAATGCGGCGATCGTGCCGCTCGCCCGGTCGGACGGTAGCGGCGATACCTTCCTGATCACGTCGTACATGTACATGGCGTGGGCGGGCTGGGCAACGCACGGTTACAGCACGGCCAAGCTCAGCGGGACGCTGAACTCGAAGATCCAGTACGCGAACGGGAACGCCGGTCTGGTCACGCTGGCCGCCGGTACCCCGAACTCGATCACGTACATCGGGAACAGCTACCGGGCCGCTTCGATCGCGAAGGGACTCGTCGCCGCGGCGCTCGGCAACTCCAACGCCAACACGGCGGCTGGCGGAGTCAACCCGAACAACTACCTCCTCTGGAGCTCGGCCAATGTCAGCCAGGACGCGAACCTCGCCCTGACCCGGCTGAACTACGCGAGCTACGGTCTTGCGCTGAGCCTGATCATGGGTGGCAGCCCGTACGGTCCGACCACCCTGCACGCAGGCGGAGGCGGAACGGCGCCGACGGCGGCCTATCCGAGCCCCTACCCGGATGTGAACCTGGAGTACACGCTGATCAAAGCGACCGGTTCCGCGCAGGGCCCGTCCCACCAGTACTACGTGGTCCAGTTCCTGTACTGGGCGCTCGGGGTAGGAAACCAGCCGGTGTATCTGTCGCCGCTCGGGTTCCTACCACTGACCTCCAACGTGGTGGCGTTGACCTACCAGACGCTGCAAACGGTCCAGGTGAGCAGCTGA
- a CDS encoding ABC transporter permease subunit → MAVATSMETKMAPVGLADLAQARRRFARWNLGFDRYIGYLLPLLFIVAIVPILDMVYWLGAEALPTMTWATLTTGGPTQPLGLFPAIAGTVWIMVIALALAVTLGLFGGIATAEFLSERSAAWVRMTANTLAGMPAIIIGMMGFVVFVLYFGWGLVLIAGAVTTAFFMTPYVFRAADLAFSSVPRTIREAALGAGARPIDYILRVARPIVTPQILNGIFLALGLGIGETATVIVTVQPSALAPTGPFSYASYLTYVIYAEYTSPLPADVTLAFQAAFLLLMIVIVINIIVRIVAWRYQTRLAGLFV, encoded by the coding sequence ATGGCCGTAGCCACGAGCATGGAGACGAAGATGGCGCCCGTCGGCCTCGCCGACCTCGCCCAGGCCCGCCGCCGTTTCGCCCGATGGAACCTGGGCTTCGACCGGTACATCGGCTACCTGTTGCCGCTCCTGTTCATCGTGGCCATCGTCCCGATCCTCGACATGGTTTACTGGCTCGGCGCAGAGGCCCTTCCGACGATGACCTGGGCGACCTTGACGACGGGGGGTCCGACCCAGCCGCTCGGCCTCTTCCCGGCCATCGCGGGCACCGTGTGGATCATGGTCATCGCGCTCGCGCTGGCGGTGACGCTGGGCCTCTTCGGGGGCATCGCGACCGCCGAATTCCTCTCCGAGCGCTCGGCCGCGTGGGTCCGCATGACCGCCAACACGCTCGCCGGGATGCCGGCGATCATCATCGGGATGATGGGGTTCGTCGTGTTCGTGCTCTACTTCGGCTGGGGCCTCGTCCTCATCGCCGGTGCGGTCACGACGGCGTTCTTCATGACGCCCTACGTCTTCCGCGCGGCGGACCTTGCCTTTTCCTCCGTGCCGCGCACCATCCGAGAGGCCGCGCTCGGCGCGGGGGCACGCCCGATCGACTACATCCTGCGCGTGGCCCGGCCCATCGTCACGCCCCAGATCCTCAACGGCATCTTCCTCGCCCTCGGGCTCGGCATCGGGGAGACCGCGACCGTGATCGTCACCGTCCAGCCGAGCGCCCTCGCGCCGACAGGACCGTTCTCCTACGCGTCCTACCTCACCTACGTCATCTACGCGGAGTACACGAGCCCGCTCCCGGCCGATGTCACCCTCGCCTTCCAGGCCGCGTTCCTCCTCCTGATGATCGTGATCGTCATCAACATCATCGTCCGGATCGTCGCATGGCGCTACCAGACGAGACTCGCGGGGCTGTTCGTATGA
- a CDS encoding AAA-associated domain-containing protein, whose product MTGLLVLLDSHKGDEDVARLADDLDLEIDEILPSLDFAEALDFVQVNDGRSTLTDTGRRFLAGTIRERKAVVRDQLRRTTLFRTLMRALESAPGHRLTDSELLRLVEFTTAPSDEVVQNIVNWGRYAELFRYDADDHLVVAIRRTAPPRAPPTSSSRPAGPGSGPSTASDGTDRSPPRATSAALAVC is encoded by the coding sequence ATGACGGGCCTGTTGGTACTGCTGGATTCCCACAAGGGGGACGAGGACGTCGCTCGCCTCGCCGACGACCTCGACCTGGAGATCGACGAGATCCTTCCGTCGCTCGACTTCGCCGAGGCGCTCGACTTCGTCCAGGTGAACGACGGCCGCTCGACGCTGACGGATACCGGACGCCGCTTCCTCGCCGGGACGATCCGGGAACGCAAGGCCGTCGTGCGGGACCAGTTGCGCCGCACCACTCTGTTCCGAACGCTCATGCGCGCCCTTGAGAGCGCACCGGGGCACCGGCTCACCGATTCCGAGCTCCTGCGCCTCGTCGAGTTCACGACGGCCCCGTCCGATGAGGTCGTCCAGAACATCGTCAATTGGGGACGGTACGCGGAACTCTTCCGGTACGATGCCGACGATCATCTGGTGGTCGCGATCCGCCGCACGGCTCCCCCCCGCGCTCCCCCTACCTCGTCGAGCCGCCCGGCGGGTCCCGGGTCGGGCCCGTCCACGGCGAGCGACGGGACCGACCGGTCGCCGCCGCGAGCCACGTCCGCCGCGCTCGCGGTATGTTGA
- a CDS encoding phosphate ABC transporter ATP-binding protein has translation MSAPPPISNDGTVLATRGLGVRARQHAILTDITIDFPPRSLTAIIGPSGCGKTTFVRTLNRMTETSPGLSVSGEVFYLGQNIYARGINPVLVRRRIGMVFQRPTVFPMSVFENVAFGLRLEHEPADVVEEEVQRSLERSGLWEEVKNRLDKPALSLSGGQQQRLCIARALAVRPRVLLLDEATSSLDPASTQRVEATLEELSHEITIILVTHNVAQAARASDRTAYFYQGRLIEVGPTEELFERPKEKLTEEYITGRFG, from the coding sequence ATGAGCGCTCCACCTCCCATTTCCAACGATGGGACCGTCCTCGCCACTCGGGGGCTTGGAGTGCGGGCGCGGCAGCACGCCATCCTCACCGACATCACCATCGACTTCCCGCCCCGGTCCCTGACCGCGATCATCGGACCGTCCGGCTGCGGGAAGACGACCTTCGTGCGCACCCTCAACCGGATGACCGAAACGTCGCCCGGGCTCAGCGTCAGTGGGGAGGTGTTCTACCTCGGGCAGAACATCTACGCGAGGGGTATCAACCCCGTCCTGGTGCGCCGCCGGATCGGGATGGTGTTCCAGCGACCGACCGTCTTCCCGATGAGCGTCTTCGAGAACGTCGCCTTCGGCCTGCGGCTCGAGCACGAGCCGGCGGACGTCGTGGAGGAAGAGGTCCAACGCTCGCTCGAACGCAGCGGCCTGTGGGAGGAGGTCAAGAACCGCCTCGACAAGCCGGCGCTCTCCCTCTCGGGAGGCCAACAGCAGCGCCTGTGCATCGCGCGCGCGCTCGCGGTGCGGCCGCGCGTGCTGCTCCTGGACGAGGCGACGTCGAGCCTGGACCCAGCCTCCACCCAGCGGGTCGAGGCGACCCTCGAGGAACTGAGCCACGAGATCACGATCATCCTGGTGACGCACAACGTCGCCCAGGCCGCGCGGGCGTCCGATCGAACGGCGTACTTCTACCAAGGACGGCTGATCGAGGTCGGACCCACGGAGGAACTGTTCGAGCGACCCAAAGAGAAGCTCACGGAAGAGTACATCACAGGAAGGTTCGGATGA
- a CDS encoding NADPH-dependent FMN reductase produces MPSTVHILGISGSLRTHSTNTGLLRAAAGVLPPDTELEIVTLHGIPPYNQDEELAPVDAVRSFKSKVRAADAILFAVPEYNYSVAGVLKNAIDWASRPPTDNVWPDKPVAMIGASVGMMGTGRAQLHLRQSFVTLNMHPLSQPEVQVTFNSKKFDAQGNLTDSDAREHVRALLVAFVAWTRLLRGEPSAPK; encoded by the coding sequence ATGCCGAGCACCGTGCACATCCTAGGGATCTCCGGTAGCCTGCGTACGCATTCCACGAACACCGGGCTATTGCGAGCGGCAGCCGGAGTCCTGCCGCCGGACACCGAGCTCGAGATCGTCACCTTGCATGGGATCCCACCGTACAACCAGGACGAGGAGCTTGCCCCGGTCGATGCGGTGCGATCGTTCAAGTCGAAAGTCCGCGCGGCGGACGCCATCCTCTTCGCGGTGCCCGAGTACAATTACAGTGTTGCCGGCGTCCTCAAGAACGCGATCGATTGGGCATCGCGGCCCCCGACCGACAACGTTTGGCCGGACAAACCCGTGGCGATGATCGGGGCCTCGGTGGGCATGATGGGCACGGGCCGGGCCCAGCTGCACTTGCGCCAGTCGTTCGTCACGCTGAACATGCATCCGCTCTCCCAGCCCGAGGTGCAGGTGACGTTCAACTCCAAGAAGTTCGATGCGCAGGGGAATCTGACGGACTCGGATGCGCGGGAGCACGTGCGGGCGCTCTTGGTCGCCTTCGTCGCATGGACGCGCCTCCTCCGGGGCGAGCCGTCGGCGCCGAAGTAG
- a CDS encoding ABC transporter permease subunit: MQQPETSGPGGLPPLGTSTRNDPTVRRAAVVYGAIAVISIPLAVYSFGLNGSGFLSNLPTATADLSFSFTRMLIAYCLSLGFALAYGYYASTHRTGERVMIPVLDILQSVPILGFFPVAIVFFVALTPGSPVGENLASIFLIFTSMAWNMVFGVYESLKTLPNELREAADSFGARGFQRLRRVVLPATVNRLVYNSVLSWTAGWFFLVEAEIFTTSGTSPLPGIGSYLSIAASGGGAGAFLAGLLPLIVLIVLLDIGVWRPLGRWAERFRYDQTSAGQSIAERTTEGPRRFRRAAAYVTRGVRSGVTRMSSPFVQLAAFTSRATRERARKPFVRTAVHYVALGTLLVIVWLMLIALGVAVYDVFSGTIAPSVRGQIVLLPLAMGASTLRVVTAYLLCLAIALPLAAYLARSPRAARGGLPMVEIIASFPATALFPVIIFQLVPYITPEGAALLMLMTGMIWYLFFNLLAGIRSVPPDLEEAARSFGLDRRKMFRRVVLPGTLTALVTGSITAFGGGWNTLIVAEYLQGGPGHLFQVFGIGQQIDLGYAEPNGLGLPLMTAALLVLVATVIAINELIWKPLYRKSIDRYRYD; encoded by the coding sequence ATGCAGCAACCCGAGACTTCCGGGCCGGGCGGCCTCCCGCCCCTCGGCACATCGACGCGTAACGATCCCACCGTGCGCCGGGCCGCGGTCGTCTATGGGGCGATCGCGGTCATCTCGATCCCGCTCGCGGTCTATTCCTTCGGGTTGAACGGTTCGGGCTTCCTATCGAACCTCCCGACCGCGACGGCCGATCTGAGCTTCTCGTTCACGAGGATGCTCATCGCCTACTGCCTGTCGCTGGGCTTCGCGCTCGCCTACGGCTACTACGCCTCGACCCATCGGACCGGGGAACGCGTGATGATCCCGGTCCTCGACATCCTGCAGTCCGTGCCGATCCTCGGGTTCTTTCCCGTGGCGATCGTCTTCTTCGTCGCGCTCACCCCCGGTAGCCCGGTCGGCGAGAACCTCGCGTCGATCTTCCTGATCTTCACCTCCATGGCCTGGAACATGGTCTTCGGCGTGTACGAATCGTTGAAGACCCTGCCGAACGAGCTCCGAGAGGCCGCCGATTCCTTCGGCGCCCGAGGCTTCCAACGCCTGCGCCGGGTCGTCCTGCCCGCGACCGTGAACCGTCTCGTGTACAACTCCGTCCTGTCCTGGACGGCCGGCTGGTTCTTCCTCGTGGAGGCCGAGATCTTTACGACGAGCGGCACGAGCCCGCTTCCGGGGATCGGCAGCTATCTGTCGATCGCCGCTTCGGGTGGGGGAGCGGGCGCGTTCCTCGCCGGCCTCCTCCCGCTGATCGTCCTCATCGTGCTCCTGGACATTGGGGTCTGGCGCCCGCTCGGACGATGGGCCGAACGGTTCCGATACGACCAAACATCGGCGGGCCAATCGATCGCCGAGCGCACGACGGAGGGACCGCGACGGTTCCGGCGGGCCGCGGCCTACGTCACCCGGGGGGTCCGCTCGGGGGTTACACGGATGAGCTCCCCGTTCGTCCAGCTGGCGGCGTTCACCTCTCGCGCGACGCGGGAACGGGCGCGCAAGCCGTTCGTCCGGACCGCCGTACACTATGTGGCGCTCGGAACGCTCCTCGTGATCGTATGGCTCATGCTGATCGCGCTCGGGGTCGCGGTGTATGACGTCTTCTCCGGCACGATCGCGCCGAGCGTCCGCGGCCAGATCGTGCTCCTTCCGCTGGCGATGGGCGCCTCCACCCTTCGGGTGGTGACGGCCTACCTCCTGTGCCTGGCGATCGCGCTCCCGCTGGCCGCGTATCTCGCGCGGAGTCCCCGCGCGGCACGGGGAGGGTTGCCGATGGTCGAGATCATCGCCTCCTTCCCCGCCACCGCGCTCTTTCCGGTGATCATCTTCCAGCTCGTCCCGTACATCACTCCGGAGGGAGCGGCGCTCCTGATGCTGATGACCGGGATGATCTGGTATCTGTTCTTCAATCTGCTCGCGGGGATCCGCTCGGTCCCACCGGACCTGGAGGAAGCGGCGCGCTCCTTCGGTCTCGATCGACGCAAGATGTTCCGACGCGTCGTCCTGCCCGGAACGCTCACCGCCCTCGTGACCGGCTCGATCACCGCATTCGGAGGCGGTTGGAACACGCTCATCGTCGCGGAGTACCTGCAGGGCGGACCGGGCCACTTGTTCCAGGTCTTCGGGATCGGTCAGCAGATCGATCTAGGCTATGCCGAGCCGAACGGGCTCGGGCTGCCGCTCATGACCGCGGCCCTGCTCGTCCTGGTCGCGACCGTGATCGCCATCAACGAACTCATATGGAAACCGCTGTACCGAAAGTCGATCGACCGGTACCGGTACGACTGA
- a CDS encoding ABC transporter ATP-binding protein, with protein MVLIQVQHVDKSYPGRHGTMMIMQDISFDVADSDFLAIVGPSGCGKSTLLRLVQGLDRTTAGEIRFRDRPVQGVIPGMAMVFQNFALYPWLTVQQNVAFGLEALGWDRARTAASVERYISVTGLVGFEEAYPRELSGGMRQRVGLARALAVEPAVLLMDEPFSALDPLTAEGLREEVLQLWRDPQLPPDAVLLVTHNIEEAILLADRVLVLSHRPAHVLADVRVELPRPRDRKSEAFYELTDRVYSLITEGPSAPNGPAAKGTALPSAPSTGAPEHESL; from the coding sequence ATGGTGCTGATCCAGGTCCAGCACGTGGACAAGAGCTATCCCGGCCGCCACGGGACCATGATGATCATGCAGGACATCTCCTTCGACGTCGCGGATTCGGACTTCCTGGCGATCGTCGGGCCGTCCGGGTGCGGAAAGTCGACGCTCCTGCGCCTGGTCCAGGGGCTGGATCGCACGACCGCCGGGGAGATCCGCTTTCGGGATCGCCCCGTCCAGGGCGTCATCCCGGGCATGGCGATGGTCTTCCAGAACTTCGCGCTCTATCCGTGGCTCACCGTCCAGCAGAACGTGGCCTTCGGGCTGGAGGCGCTCGGCTGGGATCGCGCCCGCACGGCCGCGTCGGTCGAGCGGTACATCTCCGTGACCGGGCTCGTGGGGTTCGAGGAGGCCTACCCGCGCGAGCTCTCCGGCGGCATGCGCCAGCGGGTCGGGCTCGCGCGGGCGCTCGCGGTCGAGCCGGCCGTCCTGTTGATGGATGAACCGTTCAGCGCCCTCGACCCGCTCACCGCCGAGGGGCTCCGAGAGGAGGTTCTGCAGCTGTGGAGGGACCCGCAGCTGCCCCCGGACGCCGTGCTGCTGGTCACCCATAACATCGAGGAGGCGATCCTCCTCGCCGATCGGGTCCTCGTCCTGTCGCACCGACCGGCGCACGTTCTCGCGGACGTCCGGGTCGAGTTGCCGCGGCCCCGGGACCGCAAGTCGGAGGCGTTCTACGAGCTGACGGACCGGGTCTACTCCCTCATCACGGAAGGACCCAGCGCCCCGAACGGACCTGCGGCGAAGGGGACAGCCCTGCCGAGCGCACCGAGTACCGGAGCGCCCGAGCACGAATCCTTATAG
- the pstC gene encoding phosphate ABC transporter permease subunit PstC: MSEPIDPRPATDAETPSSPSPSPPAGRWSGGGGGGSALLHILELLPALVPLAIIVIVLVAMVGTTRGVPFSVLDFLGSSWLVQPPGVAGSSYGVSTFIVGSLVTSLPALLLAMLIALGVAIASVVYLPRIATRFLDPFVDLLAGIPSIVFGLWAFIILRPYFQQSLTPWMAANLGFLPGFAGPVSPTGLGIPITVFILTLMILPISTLLIRDTLRAVPRELWESGLALGATRWEVTRRVSLRYGSRGISSAALLGFSRAIGEAVAVSFLIGGATNFPTNVYSTTNTLSALIIENLDSSFVNPQEFAALAEVGILLTAITLTVNIIARRFVMQLGVHETVV, translated from the coding sequence GTGAGCGAACCGATCGACCCGCGTCCGGCTACGGACGCGGAAACCCCTTCCTCTCCCTCCCCCAGCCCCCCAGCCGGCCGTTGGTCGGGAGGCGGGGGAGGGGGCTCCGCCCTTCTCCACATTCTCGAGTTGCTCCCGGCGCTCGTCCCGCTCGCGATCATCGTGATCGTCCTGGTCGCGATGGTCGGGACGACCCGCGGGGTTCCCTTCAGCGTCCTCGATTTCCTCGGTTCGAGCTGGCTCGTTCAACCGCCCGGGGTCGCGGGATCGAGCTACGGAGTCTCCACGTTCATCGTGGGCTCCCTCGTCACCTCGCTCCCGGCCCTCCTGTTGGCCATGCTCATCGCCCTCGGCGTGGCCATCGCCTCCGTGGTCTACCTTCCCCGCATCGCCACCCGGTTCCTCGACCCGTTCGTCGATCTCCTCGCGGGCATCCCGAGCATCGTGTTCGGTCTCTGGGCGTTCATCATCTTGCGACCGTACTTCCAGCAGAGCCTGACGCCCTGGATGGCGGCGAACCTCGGGTTCCTCCCCGGGTTCGCGGGACCGGTGAGTCCGACGGGGCTCGGGATCCCCATTACGGTGTTCATCCTGACGCTCATGATCCTCCCCATCTCCACGCTCCTGATCCGGGACACCCTTCGGGCGGTGCCGCGAGAGCTCTGGGAGAGCGGGCTCGCCCTCGGGGCGACCCGCTGGGAGGTCACCCGACGGGTCTCGCTGCGCTACGGTTCCCGTGGGATATCGAGTGCCGCCCTCCTCGGATTCTCTCGCGCCATCGGGGAGGCGGTCGCGGTCTCCTTCCTGATCGGAGGGGCCACGAACTTCCCGACGAACGTCTACTCCACCACGAACACGCTCTCCGCCCTGATCATCGAGAACCTGGACTCGAGCTTCGTCAATCCCCAGGAGTTCGCCGCGCTCGCCGAGGTCGGGATCCTGCTGACCGCCATCACGCTCACGGTGAACATCATCGCTCGGCGGTTCGTCATGCAGCTGGGCGTGCACGAGACGGTGGTCTAG
- the phoU gene encoding phosphate signaling complex protein PhoU has translation MNENGSRPAAEPRGHDVEVKQMKGHAIEMGQWALGMVHDGWLAFERGDLPLAQSVIDRDARLDRFDQDVEREAVAFIVKTQPMGPDLREATAVLKVITYLDRIGRYGFDIAWLTSPEGAYDKDELRELLRSMDGLAEGMVAKALDALANDRGDLARSIFDLDDQVDEMNRSVYRIVIQELRTDPSVTQRIANELLVARHFERIADHACKIAEKTIYAVTGQRRGEYLPKRAPPSVGSDSRGAP, from the coding sequence ATGAACGAGAACGGAAGCCGTCCGGCGGCGGAGCCCCGCGGCCACGACGTGGAAGTGAAGCAGATGAAAGGACACGCCATCGAGATGGGGCAGTGGGCGCTCGGGATGGTCCACGATGGGTGGCTCGCGTTCGAGCGCGGCGACCTGCCCCTCGCGCAATCGGTCATCGACCGCGATGCCCGCCTCGACCGGTTCGACCAGGACGTCGAGCGGGAGGCGGTCGCCTTCATCGTGAAGACCCAGCCGATGGGGCCGGATCTCCGGGAGGCCACCGCGGTCCTCAAGGTGATCACGTACCTCGACCGGATCGGTAGGTACGGCTTCGACATCGCGTGGCTCACCTCGCCGGAGGGCGCCTACGACAAGGACGAGCTGCGAGAGCTGCTTCGATCGATGGATGGGCTGGCGGAGGGCATGGTCGCGAAGGCGCTCGACGCCCTGGCCAACGACCGTGGGGACCTCGCCCGCTCGATCTTCGATCTGGACGATCAGGTCGACGAGATGAACCGTTCGGTCTATCGCATCGTCATCCAGGAACTGCGTACGGACCCGTCCGTCACGCAGCGCATCGCGAACGAGCTCCTCGTAGCGAGACACTTCGAGCGGATCGCGGACCACGCGTGCAAGATCGCAGAGAAGACGATCTACGCGGTCACGGGCCAGCGTCGGGGAGAGTACCTGCCCAAGCGCGCGCCGCCGAGTGTCGGCAGCGATAGCCGGGGAGCTCCCTAG